In Pantoea agglomerans, the genomic stretch TGCCGCCAGGCCGATACCCTCTTCGGCGTACATAGTTTCAAACATATCGTCGACGATGCGCTGAACTTCAGCGTTAACTTCTTTCACCGGCGCCGCGATTTTGCGGAGACGATCGTCAGGGAAATGTAATACCTGCAAAACTGACATAAATATCCAGATCTGTATGCGATTAAAAAAGATTATTGCTTCATATTGTAGACTTTTTGAGGCCTGATTGACAGCATTCACCCGCAGGAAGCGGTGCCTAAAGCAGGGAGCGAACATGGGAAATATCGAGCGCTATTTGCGGCTTGCCGCCGTAACCGGACTGACCGGAAAACGCTGGCTAGACATAGCGGAGGCGCTCGATGCAGGTGACGATGCGCCGCAGCTATTGAGGTCGGCCGGCCTGAGTGAGCAGCAGATTCATCAGTTTTCTCATCTTCCTGCGCGTCAGATAGCCGCGACCGAGGCGTGGCTTGCGGCCAGCGACGCCCACCACCTGATCACGGCCCTGGATAGCGCCTATCCCGCCGCATTACGTGAGATCCACCGCTTCCCGCCGCTGCTCTATATAAAAGGCGAGCCCGCCTTGCTCTCTTCCATGCAGCTGGCGGTGGTGGGTAGCCGTAACTGTTCGCACTACGGGCGGCGGTGGGGCGAATGGTTTAGCCAGCAGCTGGCGCTGAGTGACCTGACCATTACCAGCGGACTGGCGCGCGGCATAGACGGCATCGCGCACCGCGCGGCGCTGGCGGTGCAGGGGAAAACCGTAGCGGTACTGGGCAGTGGCCTGCAGCATCTCTATCCAAAACATCATGGTGCGCTGGCGGAGGAGATCGTGGAAAAAGGCGGCGCCCTGGTTTCCGAGTTTTCACTGGCCACGCCGCCGCATGCGCTTAACTTTCCGCGACGTAACCGCATTATTAGCGGGCTAAGCCGCGGCGTGCTGGTGGTGGAGGCGACGCTTAAAAGCGGTTCGCTGGTAACCGCGCGCTATGCGCTGGAGCAGAATCGTAATGTCTACGCCTTGCCGGGCGCGCTGGGCAACCCCGGCAGCGAAGGCACCCACTGGCTTATTCAGCAGGGCGCGCTGCTGGTGGCCCAACCCGGCGACATCGTAGAAGATCTTCGCGCTGCGCTTAACTGGCTACCTTTTACACAGCCGGAAGTAATATATTCTGAGGACAGCGG encodes the following:
- the dprA gene encoding DNA-protecting protein DprA, which produces MGNIERYLRLAAVTGLTGKRWLDIAEALDAGDDAPQLLRSAGLSEQQIHQFSHLPARQIAATEAWLAASDAHHLITALDSAYPAALREIHRFPPLLYIKGEPALLSSMQLAVVGSRNCSHYGRRWGEWFSQQLALSDLTITSGLARGIDGIAHRAALAVQGKTVAVLGSGLQHLYPKHHGALAEEIVEKGGALVSEFSLATPPHALNFPRRNRIISGLSRGVLVVEATLKSGSLVTARYALEQNRNVYALPGALGNPGSEGTHWLIQQGALLVAQPGDIVEDLRAALNWLPFTQPEVIYSEDSGDVALPFAEVLANVGDEVTPVDVVAERAGQPVPVIAAQLLELELAGWIAAVPGGYVRLRRACHVRRTNVLV